One window of Pseudacidobacterium ailaaui genomic DNA carries:
- a CDS encoding SMP-30/gluconolactonase/LRE family protein, with amino-acid sequence MARTKANTQETPRIEAVVPAAAIPGGEVELIGASLGPVAQRQPVVMLGQLAAPLLLSRSRRIRLKVPEEAETGNLRVLQNGAQSNDARLMVGGMIATDVHIVANPAVDREGNIYATLSGPRGQSTPVSVFRIGSDGEMRPFVTGIMNATGLALDPEGFLYVSSRNDGVVYRVSPNGIYTQFAEGMGIATGIAFDSEQNLFVGDRSGTIFKIAPDRQIFVFATLEPSVSAYHLAFGPDEVLYVAGPTTSSYDNLYAIDRDGNTTVFFRGLGRPQGMAFDISGNLYVCASWQGRRGVVRITPEKEASLVIAGTGLVGLAFAPGGDMVLATSTAMYHLPLGVEGLRPF; translated from the coding sequence ATGGCTAGGACAAAAGCAAATACGCAGGAAACACCCAGAATTGAGGCCGTAGTGCCGGCCGCGGCCATCCCCGGCGGCGAGGTAGAGCTGATTGGCGCAAGCCTTGGCCCGGTCGCCCAAAGACAGCCGGTAGTCATGCTGGGACAATTGGCTGCGCCTCTCCTTTTGAGCCGAAGCCGTCGCATTCGCCTGAAGGTCCCCGAGGAAGCAGAAACCGGAAACCTTCGCGTTCTGCAGAATGGGGCACAGAGCAACGATGCCCGCCTCATGGTTGGAGGCATGATCGCAACAGATGTCCATATCGTGGCCAACCCGGCAGTCGATCGCGAAGGAAACATCTACGCCACACTGTCCGGGCCCAGGGGCCAGTCGACCCCGGTTTCGGTTTTCCGGATTGGTTCCGATGGCGAGATGCGGCCGTTTGTTACAGGAATCATGAATGCAACCGGACTGGCGTTAGATCCAGAAGGTTTTCTCTACGTTTCCTCGCGAAATGATGGGGTGGTCTATCGCGTTTCGCCGAACGGCATCTACACTCAGTTTGCCGAGGGCATGGGGATTGCCACCGGGATCGCCTTTGATAGCGAACAGAACCTGTTTGTCGGCGACCGCAGCGGCACGATTTTCAAGATTGCCCCCGACCGCCAGATCTTTGTCTTCGCCACGCTGGAACCCAGTGTTTCCGCTTATCACCTTGCCTTCGGGCCCGATGAGGTGCTGTATGTGGCCGGGCCGACGACTTCAAGCTACGACAATCTCTACGCCATTGACCGCGACGGCAATACGACGGTCTTCTTCCGCGGGCTGGGACGTCCTCAAGGCATGGCCTTTGATATCAGCGGGAACCTGTATGTCTGCGCATCCTGGCAGGGAAGACGCGGCGTCGTGCGCATTACGCCGGAGAAGGAGGCCTCGCTTGTGATTGCCGGGACCGGACTGGTCGGGTTGGCCTTTGCTCCCGGCGGGGACATGGTTCTGGCCACGAGCACGGCCATGTATCATTTACCTTTGGGAGTGGAAGGGCTGCGGCCTTTCTGA
- a CDS encoding phosphatidylglycerophosphatase A family protein, producing the protein MTKNKTRWAWISATFFGAGLGRPGPGTWGSIAAVLLWLLVCRSAHLAAAGVAVFSLAGALLALLVGVPAATIVARESGREDPGHVVLDEVCGQWIALAASPPEWSHALLALLLFRIFDIIKPWPARQLERLHGGTGIMLDDVAAGTYALVIFVVIHHWW; encoded by the coding sequence ATGACGAAGAATAAAACACGCTGGGCCTGGATCTCTGCGACATTCTTCGGTGCTGGGCTGGGAAGACCAGGACCCGGCACCTGGGGTTCAATCGCCGCTGTGCTGCTCTGGCTGCTGGTCTGCCGGAGCGCGCACCTTGCTGCCGCGGGAGTGGCTGTCTTTTCGCTGGCGGGCGCGCTGTTGGCGCTGCTGGTGGGGGTACCGGCAGCCACGATTGTGGCACGGGAAAGCGGCCGCGAGGACCCCGGCCACGTGGTGCTGGATGAGGTCTGCGGACAATGGATCGCGCTTGCCGCCTCTCCGCCGGAATGGTCCCATGCTCTGCTGGCTTTGCTGCTTTTCCGTATTTTCGACATCATAAAACCGTGGCCGGCGCGCCAACTCGAACGCCTGCATGGCGGAACAGGCATTATGCTCGATGATGTGGCTGCCGGGACCTATGCGCTGGTGATATTTGTTGTGATACATCACTGGTGGTAG
- a CDS encoding DNA gyrase inhibitor YacG, which produces MSRRPSKNRKVLRCPTCGTIVVPEGADFPFCSGRCQLIDLGKWASGAYRITSPVLDPEVLEDFESAKKPQKNDDEE; this is translated from the coding sequence ATGAGCAGACGGCCTTCCAAAAACAGAAAAGTCCTCCGTTGTCCCACCTGCGGGACGATTGTAGTGCCCGAAGGGGCGGATTTTCCATTTTGCAGCGGGCGCTGTCAACTCATTGATCTGGGTAAATGGGCGAGCGGGGCCTATCGCATCACTTCTCCCGTACTCGATCCGGAAGTTCTGGAAGATTTCGAGTCGGCCAAAAAGCCCCAAAAGAACGATGACGAAGAATAA
- the rimO gene encoding 30S ribosomal protein S12 methylthiotransferase RimO, protein MTQSLLDGADTSVLDSPKNEAPSKPLKVGFVSLGCPKNLVDSEVMMGLLHQAGAQMVTSPDMADVLVVNTCSFIDKAKQESVDTILEMAQYKSEGKAQKLIVAGCLVERYRDEIQKNIPEVDAVIGTGELEQILAAAGLHAPEPALKPASPFQILTGTVARAEGERRQAQGRFARSEWDGATAALPQYLYDHTTPRLLATRGPSAYIKIAEGCDHPCSFCVIPNLRGKFRSRHFESVVAEAESLVAQGVREITLIGQDTTCYGEDLGLKDGLALLLERLAGIEGLRWLRFLYAYPNKITGRLLETIARHENICKYLDVPLQHASAPVLKSMKRGANAEIFLKMLEKVRAAVPEIALRTSFIVGFPGETDTDFETLQEFVRLAKFDWLGVFGYSDEEGSGAFSLGKKVPAKVIQQRQRALMRLQKGISKTIRQQWVGRTMTVLVEGESEETPLLWQGRSQFHAPEIDGTVYINDFGPYEAIEAGKFYECEITEAHEYDVIARVIQSA, encoded by the coding sequence GTGACGCAATCTCTTCTCGACGGCGCTGATACCAGCGTCCTCGATTCCCCAAAAAACGAAGCTCCGTCCAAGCCGCTGAAGGTGGGTTTTGTGAGCCTGGGCTGTCCCAAAAACCTTGTGGACAGCGAGGTGATGATGGGCCTGCTCCATCAGGCGGGCGCGCAGATGGTCACGTCGCCAGATATGGCAGACGTGCTGGTCGTCAACACCTGCTCCTTTATCGACAAAGCCAAACAGGAATCCGTAGATACGATTTTGGAAATGGCTCAGTATAAATCCGAAGGCAAGGCACAAAAGCTGATTGTGGCCGGATGTCTGGTGGAGCGATACCGCGATGAAATTCAGAAAAATATTCCGGAAGTCGACGCGGTTATAGGAACGGGAGAGCTCGAACAAATTCTTGCAGCGGCAGGTTTGCATGCTCCCGAGCCGGCCTTGAAGCCTGCATCACCGTTCCAGATTCTCACCGGTACGGTTGCGCGGGCCGAGGGCGAGCGCCGCCAGGCCCAGGGACGGTTTGCGCGCAGCGAATGGGACGGCGCTACGGCTGCGCTCCCGCAGTATCTGTATGACCACACCACTCCGCGGCTTCTGGCAACGCGTGGTCCTTCCGCTTATATCAAGATTGCCGAAGGGTGCGACCATCCATGCAGCTTTTGTGTGATTCCGAACCTGCGGGGAAAATTCCGCTCCCGTCATTTTGAATCTGTCGTGGCGGAGGCAGAAAGCTTGGTCGCACAGGGTGTCCGGGAGATCACCCTCATCGGTCAGGACACAACCTGCTATGGCGAAGACCTGGGTCTGAAGGACGGTCTCGCACTGCTGCTGGAGAGGCTGGCTGGCATTGAGGGACTGCGCTGGCTGCGCTTTCTTTACGCATATCCGAACAAGATCACAGGCCGTCTGCTGGAGACCATCGCGCGGCACGAAAACATCTGCAAGTATCTGGATGTTCCGCTGCAACACGCTTCTGCACCAGTGTTGAAAAGCATGAAGCGTGGTGCGAATGCGGAAATCTTTCTGAAGATGCTTGAAAAGGTACGTGCGGCTGTTCCTGAGATTGCGCTGCGCACCTCATTCATTGTGGGGTTTCCAGGTGAGACCGATACGGATTTCGAGACCTTGCAGGAGTTTGTCCGCCTGGCAAAGTTTGACTGGCTGGGTGTCTTTGGCTACTCCGATGAGGAAGGTTCCGGCGCATTTTCTCTGGGGAAGAAGGTCCCTGCCAAGGTCATCCAACAGCGGCAGCGTGCGTTGATGCGGTTACAGAAGGGCATCAGCAAAACGATCAGGCAGCAATGGGTGGGCAGAACGATGACTGTACTTGTGGAGGGGGAATCGGAAGAAACCCCGCTTTTGTGGCAGGGCCGGTCGCAGTTCCACGCTCCGGAAATCGATGGGACAGTCTACATCAATGACTTTGGCCCCTACGAAGCCATTGAGGCAGGCAAGTTTTATGAGTGTGAGATCACCGAAGCGCATGAGTATGACGTGATCGCGCGGGTGATTCAGAGTGCATGA
- a CDS encoding beta-ketoacyl-ACP synthase III: protein MSLTLRPKQARRAKISALGTYVPPRTLTNADLEKMVETSDQWIVERTGIRERHLVEKGQATSDMAVEAARKCLAERGVTPEEVEAILVATVTPDMMFPSTACLVQNKLGAKGAWGFDLSAACSGFVYALQMGTKLVESGAHSKVLVIGADTMSSIIDYTDRATCILFGDGAGAVLIEPASEGEVGMVDYVHEIDGSGACSLYMPGGGSLHPSSAETVAKKMHYVHQDGQAVYKYAVRKMAEATEKVLERNGLKGTDLGCFIPHQANKRIILSTAERLGMPTERVIINIDRYGNTTAGTIPIAMQTAREEGRLKKEDLVLIASVGAGFTVGAALLRWEI, encoded by the coding sequence TTGAGCCTTACCTTGCGTCCGAAACAGGCGCGACGCGCCAAGATCAGCGCCCTCGGCACCTATGTTCCACCCCGGACCCTTACCAACGCCGATTTAGAAAAGATGGTTGAAACCAGCGACCAATGGATCGTGGAGCGTACCGGCATCCGTGAACGTCACCTGGTCGAAAAAGGACAGGCCACCAGCGATATGGCCGTCGAAGCTGCAAGAAAATGCCTGGCGGAACGCGGCGTTACTCCGGAGGAAGTTGAGGCCATCCTTGTCGCAACCGTAACGCCGGACATGATGTTTCCCTCCACTGCCTGCCTGGTCCAGAACAAGCTTGGGGCAAAAGGGGCCTGGGGCTTTGACCTCTCGGCCGCATGTTCTGGCTTTGTCTATGCCCTTCAGATGGGCACGAAACTCGTAGAGTCTGGCGCACACTCCAAGGTCCTGGTCATCGGCGCAGACACCATGTCTTCCATTATTGATTACACTGACCGGGCCACCTGCATCCTGTTTGGAGACGGAGCGGGCGCTGTTCTGATCGAACCTGCCTCTGAGGGCGAAGTCGGCATGGTGGATTATGTGCACGAAATTGATGGCTCCGGTGCCTGCTCGCTTTACATGCCCGGAGGCGGCAGTCTTCACCCTTCCTCAGCCGAAACCGTCGCCAAAAAGATGCACTATGTCCACCAGGACGGACAGGCGGTCTATAAATACGCGGTGCGGAAAATGGCGGAAGCCACGGAAAAGGTCCTGGAACGCAACGGACTCAAGGGGACCGACCTCGGCTGCTTCATTCCACACCAGGCCAACAAACGCATTATTCTCTCTACTGCTGAGCGCCTGGGAATGCCGACTGAGCGGGTCATCATCAACATTGATCGCTATGGAAATACCACCGCGGGCACGATTCCCATTGCCATGCAGACCGCACGCGAAGAAGGCCGGTTAAAGAAAGAGGACCTGGTGCTGATTGCGAGCGTGGGCGCGGGTTTTACGGTCGGGGCCGCGCTGCTCCGCTGGGAAATTTAG
- a CDS encoding YqaA family protein, with amino-acid sequence MSPLQRVHGHPAAVPHWLVHFGALGVFVVSMLDASLVPLPLPGSTDILVLLLAARHTAPWLLVVASVGGSVLGGSLTWSAGKKGGEAMLEKHVPKRFLARLERWVKHHGPASVATAAILPPPIPLMPFLLAAGALGVARKQFLWAPYRSADAAVRGHRLAGSNLRPPRREAVVELCRRMVPCHPVELSRASGRGSSARSVEIPSGPAQTKACICCDQLFVPGPGCGSLKAEDKDRKLVAKFPSGAARPRP; translated from the coding sequence GTGAGTCCTCTTCAGCGCGTACACGGGCATCCTGCTGCTGTCCCTCACTGGCTGGTCCATTTTGGTGCACTTGGAGTCTTTGTGGTGTCCATGCTGGATGCGTCCCTGGTTCCTCTGCCTCTTCCCGGCAGCACGGACATCCTTGTTCTGCTTCTGGCCGCGCGTCATACCGCTCCCTGGCTGCTGGTGGTGGCCAGCGTGGGTGGCAGCGTACTCGGTGGCTCTCTGACCTGGAGCGCCGGAAAGAAAGGTGGAGAGGCCATGTTGGAAAAACATGTGCCCAAACGGTTTCTCGCGCGCCTGGAACGATGGGTGAAGCACCACGGACCTGCCAGCGTGGCTACGGCCGCCATTCTGCCTCCGCCCATTCCGCTGATGCCTTTTCTGCTGGCCGCCGGTGCCTTGGGAGTGGCACGGAAGCAGTTTTTATGGGCCCCGTACCGCAGCGCGGACGCTGCGGTACGGGGCCATCGTCTGGCTGGGAGCAACCTACGGCCGCCACGTAGGGAAGCTGTGGTCGAGCTATGTCGCAGGATGGTCCCATGTCATCCTGTGGAGCTTTCTCGGGCTTCTGGCCGCGGCAGTTCTGCTCGGAGTGTGGAAATACCGTCAGGACCAGCACAAACAAAAGCTTGCATCTGCTGTGACCAGTTGTTCGTCCCCGGCCCGGGATGCGGGTCCCTGAAGGCCGAGGACAAAGACCGGAAGCTCGTGGCTAAATTTCCCAGCGGAGCAGCGCGGCCCCGACCGTAA
- a CDS encoding menaquinone biosynthetic enzyme MqnA/MqnD family protein, giving the protein MGLLRIAAIRFLNPAPLMWDFEHAPEKIRLAQRYVLHETTPAQCAEELAQGSSDIGLVPVAAYASSPSWKIVPGCAIASLGAIRSIVLVVRHPDGIEAVNKVALDTSSRTSATYTRILFHHFWRRRVAFVPFAPDLEAMLRAADAALLIGDPALIALEDRRAREERTGEKLLYLDLGQEWKKWTGTAWVSAFWAVRDLPVDAQQIVGDFQQSRDHGLEHVEDLVREWTARLPLPAETVRSYLTQNIHYHLDEECLEGLRLFYRYGTECGALPGVPQLRFL; this is encoded by the coding sequence GTGGGTCTTCTTCGCATCGCAGCCATCCGTTTTCTGAATCCCGCACCGCTGATGTGGGACTTTGAGCATGCTCCGGAAAAAATCAGACTGGCGCAGCGTTATGTTCTCCATGAAACGACGCCCGCGCAGTGTGCCGAGGAGCTGGCGCAGGGGAGCTCTGACATTGGACTGGTTCCGGTGGCGGCCTATGCATCCTCCCCTTCCTGGAAGATTGTGCCTGGGTGCGCCATCGCATCTCTGGGGGCCATCCGCTCGATTGTCCTGGTGGTCCGTCACCCTGACGGAATCGAAGCAGTCAACAAGGTTGCTCTTGATACGTCCTCCCGCACCTCGGCAACCTATACACGGATTCTGTTCCATCACTTTTGGCGCCGTCGCGTTGCGTTTGTTCCTTTTGCCCCGGATCTGGAAGCCATGCTGCGGGCAGCCGACGCTGCTTTGCTCATCGGAGATCCAGCGCTGATCGCACTGGAAGATCGCAGGGCGCGTGAGGAGCGCACCGGAGAGAAGCTTTTGTACCTGGACTTGGGCCAGGAATGGAAGAAGTGGACCGGAACGGCTTGGGTGTCGGCCTTCTGGGCCGTCCGGGACCTCCCCGTGGACGCGCAGCAAATCGTTGGTGACTTTCAGCAATCACGCGACCACGGACTGGAGCATGTCGAAGACCTTGTGCGAGAGTGGACCGCGCGCCTGCCGCTTCCAGCCGAAACGGTCCGGAGTTATCTTACACAAAACATTCATTACCATCTGGATGAGGAATGCCTGGAAGGACTGCGGCTTTTTTATCGCTATGGGACCGAGTGCGGAGCACTGCCTGGTGTCCCGCAACTGCGTTTTCTTTAG
- a CDS encoding Gfo/Idh/MocA family protein, which produces MRMTAAAATTTYLKPLFGQTQATAPRSPNDQIHLALIGAGIQGQFDTSVAVQVPGVKLVAAADCYDGRLTHCKELWGQDIFTTRDYREILARPDVDAVLIATPDHWHKQAAVDAMNAGKDVYLEKPMIHLYSDGPEIIATARKTNRILQVGSQRVSSIVYAKAKELLASGIIGKLNMVSAYWDRNSAIGAWDYSIPLDASEQTCDWPRFLGTAPKVPWNAERFFQWRKWKDYGSGVAGDLFVHLFSGTHFITGANGPTRAMATGGLRYWKDGRDAYDVLLALFDYPQEFNLALRVNFVDGGEESEGFLFTGSEGQMAIAGNSVTVTRVPPATEPGYTVSTFADAMQRQYIEEYRKKYPVKHFTGAPPAAVEKFAAPEGYLDSYDHFHNFFNAVRNRTPVVEDPVFGFRAAGAALLANVSVDRGSVVHWNPETMKIERA; this is translated from the coding sequence ATGAGGATGACTGCCGCTGCCGCCACAACAACTTACTTAAAACCTCTTTTTGGACAAACTCAGGCCACGGCCCCCCGCTCGCCGAATGACCAGATTCATCTGGCACTGATTGGCGCAGGCATTCAGGGGCAATTTGATACAAGTGTTGCCGTGCAGGTCCCTGGGGTGAAACTGGTGGCTGCGGCAGATTGCTATGACGGCCGTCTTACTCACTGCAAGGAACTCTGGGGGCAGGACATCTTCACCACTCGCGATTACCGGGAAATTCTGGCCCGTCCGGATGTGGACGCCGTGCTGATCGCCACGCCGGACCACTGGCACAAGCAGGCCGCGGTGGATGCGATGAACGCGGGCAAGGACGTGTATCTGGAAAAGCCCATGATCCACCTGTATTCTGATGGGCCGGAGATCATCGCTACGGCGCGCAAGACCAATCGCATCCTTCAGGTGGGGAGCCAGCGGGTCAGCTCCATTGTTTACGCGAAAGCAAAGGAGCTTCTGGCTTCCGGGATCATTGGCAAACTCAACATGGTCAGTGCCTACTGGGACCGCAATTCCGCCATTGGGGCATGGGACTATTCCATTCCGCTTGATGCCTCAGAGCAGACCTGTGACTGGCCGCGCTTTCTGGGTACAGCCCCCAAAGTTCCCTGGAACGCCGAGCGATTTTTCCAGTGGCGTAAGTGGAAAGACTATGGTTCCGGTGTAGCTGGCGACCTGTTTGTCCATCTCTTCAGCGGAACGCACTTCATCACGGGCGCGAATGGACCAACGCGCGCCATGGCCACCGGTGGTCTGCGCTACTGGAAGGATGGTCGGGACGCTTACGACGTGCTGCTGGCGCTGTTCGATTATCCCCAGGAGTTCAATCTGGCCCTGCGGGTAAATTTTGTAGACGGCGGCGAGGAAAGCGAAGGCTTCCTGTTTACCGGATCGGAAGGCCAGATGGCGATTGCCGGCAACTCCGTCACCGTGACGCGCGTCCCCCCAGCCACTGAGCCCGGCTACACCGTCTCAACTTTCGCTGATGCCATGCAGCGGCAATACATTGAGGAATACCGCAAGAAATATCCCGTCAAACACTTCACCGGTGCACCACCAGCGGCAGTAGAAAAATTTGCTGCACCTGAAGGCTACCTGGACAGCTATGACCACTTTCACAATTTCTTCAATGCCGTCCGCAACCGGACGCCCGTGGTGGAAGACCCGGTCTTTGGCTTCCGCGCAGCCGGAGCGGCCCTGCTCGCGAATGTCAGCGTGGACCGCGGCAGCGTCGTTCACTGGAACCCCGAAACCATGAAGATTGAAAGGGCCTGA
- a CDS encoding FG-GAP repeat domain-containing protein, with the protein MKKYFRFLLPVLALSLLPPVHAQEPDKATEFRKPDPGNGPGGQPRIAFLAHRLGTDHAEGISLLDMNGDGYPDLLSGAYWYENPGPQGGEWKQHQFRTVGIHNEFVSDCGEWIVDVDHDGLPDLVTAGWITNGLWWYKNPGPDATKAGQMWKAEKITDSYDTEGGAFADINGDGKPDVALAHYNRAGVLWVDFSGPKPAVHHLGGTEQDGHGIGVADINGDGKPDVLTPHGWFEQIDANHDQWKWHGDWDLGDTGFPIIGYDVNHDGKMDLIFGQGHSYGLYWLEQAGTPSHPMWIRHTIDESFSQSHALALVDIDGDGQPELITGKRYRGHSGADPGSYDPVVLYAYKLPTKEQLAAARSRAGKTAAPVHAKGIGDTMRISAPEADPVFTRYALSVNGTASAGTQIVTADLDKDGDIDIATAGKLGVHVLENLKINKVPKSVREETQPLNRKWPFPGEGPEVEQEDGPTR; encoded by the coding sequence ATGAAAAAATACTTCCGGTTTCTTCTTCCTGTCCTTGCGCTTTCCCTGCTGCCGCCAGTGCACGCGCAGGAACCTGATAAGGCAACAGAATTTCGCAAACCCGATCCGGGCAATGGGCCCGGCGGCCAGCCACGCATCGCCTTCCTCGCGCATCGGCTGGGGACCGACCATGCCGAAGGCATCTCTTTGCTGGACATGAACGGTGACGGCTACCCGGACCTGCTCAGCGGGGCCTATTGGTATGAAAACCCAGGCCCGCAAGGCGGTGAATGGAAACAGCACCAGTTCCGCACCGTCGGCATTCACAACGAGTTTGTTTCTGACTGCGGCGAGTGGATCGTGGATGTGGACCACGACGGATTGCCCGACCTCGTCACGGCCGGATGGATCACCAACGGTCTCTGGTGGTACAAAAACCCTGGTCCGGATGCCACCAAAGCCGGACAGATGTGGAAGGCAGAAAAGATCACTGACAGTTACGATACAGAAGGGGGTGCCTTTGCCGACATCAACGGTGATGGCAAGCCCGATGTTGCTCTGGCCCACTATAACCGGGCCGGCGTCCTTTGGGTAGACTTCTCGGGACCAAAACCCGCGGTCCATCACCTGGGCGGAACAGAACAGGACGGCCACGGAATCGGTGTGGCCGATATCAATGGCGATGGCAAACCAGATGTTCTCACCCCTCACGGCTGGTTTGAGCAGATAGACGCCAATCACGACCAGTGGAAATGGCATGGCGATTGGGACCTGGGCGATACGGGCTTCCCGATCATCGGCTATGACGTGAACCACGACGGAAAGATGGACCTGATCTTCGGACAAGGTCACAGCTACGGCCTGTATTGGCTGGAACAAGCCGGTACTCCATCGCATCCTATGTGGATACGGCATACGATCGATGAATCCTTTTCCCAGTCTCATGCACTCGCGCTGGTAGACATTGATGGAGACGGCCAGCCGGAGCTCATCACGGGCAAGCGCTACCGCGGCCATTCCGGTGCAGACCCGGGGTCTTATGACCCTGTCGTACTGTACGCCTATAAGCTGCCTACAAAAGAGCAGCTGGCCGCAGCCAGGTCCCGGGCGGGAAAGACTGCTGCCCCGGTGCACGCTAAGGGGATTGGAGATACCATGCGCATCTCGGCCCCCGAAGCAGACCCTGTCTTCACCCGTTACGCGCTTTCTGTCAATGGAACAGCCAGCGCCGGAACGCAAATCGTGACCGCAGACCTGGACAAGGATGGCGACATCGACATTGCAACGGCCGGAAAACTTGGCGTGCACGTACTTGAGAACCTGAAGATCAACAAGGTGCCAAAATCCGTGCGCGAAGAAACCCAGCCGCTCAACCGCAAATGGCCCTTCCCCGGCGAAGGTCCAGAGGTCGAACAGGAGGACGGTCCAACCAGGTAA
- a CDS encoding ThuA domain-containing protein produces MRHPALAMLLFLASLPLSASQIDPLPPSPHSKQVHLRHVLVIAQTKGFEHDSVSAAMNAIYDMGKESGLWDTVMRTDTELLTKKDLGRNAKNLDSFDVLVFASTTGELEMTDDQKRDMISFIKEDGKGFVGIHAALDTNYTWPEYGDMIGGWFDQHPWGTFNAPIINEAPDFPAVRHFPREFVKYDEIYQAKSWSRDKVNVLLSLDASRMDFSNNPRIHRTDRDFAVAWCKMYGKGRVFYSTLGHTEESWQDPDIRRMYFEAIKWAMGLTDGSTASHPRPRP; encoded by the coding sequence ATGCGTCATCCCGCCCTCGCTATGCTGCTTTTCCTCGCTTCTTTGCCGCTGTCTGCCTCCCAGATCGATCCGCTGCCGCCCTCCCCGCATAGCAAGCAGGTCCATCTGCGACACGTGCTGGTGATTGCCCAGACAAAAGGATTCGAGCACGATTCGGTCTCTGCCGCTATGAATGCCATCTATGACATGGGAAAAGAGAGCGGCCTGTGGGACACGGTCATGCGCACCGATACGGAACTTCTGACAAAGAAGGACCTCGGACGCAATGCGAAGAACCTTGACTCTTTTGATGTGCTTGTTTTTGCCAGCACCACAGGGGAGCTGGAGATGACAGACGACCAGAAACGCGACATGATTTCCTTTATCAAGGAAGACGGTAAGGGCTTTGTCGGTATCCATGCTGCCCTTGATACCAATTACACATGGCCGGAGTACGGGGACATGATCGGAGGATGGTTTGACCAGCATCCGTGGGGCACCTTTAACGCGCCCATCATCAACGAGGCCCCTGATTTCCCTGCCGTACGTCATTTTCCGCGAGAGTTTGTGAAGTATGACGAAATTTATCAGGCAAAAAGCTGGTCCCGGGACAAGGTCAACGTGCTCCTCAGTCTCGATGCATCCAGGATGGATTTTTCCAACAACCCGCGCATTCACCGTACCGACCGCGATTTTGCTGTTGCCTGGTGCAAAATGTACGGCAAAGGACGGGTCTTCTATTCCACACTGGGACACACGGAAGAGTCATGGCAGGACCCGGACATTCGCAGGATGTACTTTGAAGCCATCAAATGGGCGATGGGCCTGACCGATGGGAGCACCGCTTCTCATCCACGCCCGCGACCCTAG
- the arsB gene encoding ACR3 family arsenite efflux transporter yields MNTETVGSVPAASVMNGFERYLSVWVAACIVAGIALGQSAPGVFQAVGRMEIAQVNLPVGLLIWVMIVPMLLKVDFAALGQVKRHWRGISVTLFVNWAVKPFSMALLAWIFIRHVFAAWLPPTQLDSYIAGLILLAAAPCTAMVFVWSRLTGGDPVFTLSQVALNDIIMLFAFAPVVGLLLGLSSITVPWATLLVSVVLYIVIPVVLAQLWRRTLLRRGHTAFDRALERIGPLSMAALLLTLVLLFAFQGEAIIRQPLVIAMLAMPILIQVFFNAGLAYWLNRQAGEKHNIACPSALIGASNFFELAVAAAISLFGFHSGAALATVVGVLIEVPVMLLVVRMVNRSRGWYERRTAAP; encoded by the coding sequence ATGAACACCGAAACCGTCGGGTCCGTGCCGGCTGCGTCTGTCATGAACGGCTTCGAGCGATATCTGAGCGTGTGGGTGGCGGCGTGCATCGTTGCCGGCATCGCGCTCGGCCAGTCCGCGCCGGGTGTATTCCAAGCTGTCGGCCGCATGGAAATCGCCCAGGTCAACCTGCCGGTCGGCCTGCTCATTTGGGTGATGATCGTGCCGATGCTGCTCAAAGTGGACTTCGCCGCACTTGGCCAGGTCAAGCGACACTGGCGCGGCATCAGTGTGACGCTGTTTGTGAATTGGGCGGTCAAGCCGTTCTCGATGGCGCTGCTGGCATGGATCTTCATTCGTCATGTCTTTGCCGCCTGGCTTCCGCCCACTCAGCTCGACAGCTACATCGCCGGCCTCATTTTGCTGGCCGCCGCACCCTGTACGGCGATGGTGTTTGTCTGGAGCCGGCTTACCGGTGGCGATCCGGTGTTCACGCTTTCGCAAGTTGCGCTCAATGACATCATCATGTTGTTTGCTTTCGCGCCTGTCGTCGGCCTGTTGCTGGGCCTGTCGTCCATCACCGTTCCTTGGGCCACACTGCTGGTGTCGGTGGTGCTTTACATTGTGATTCCAGTTGTCCTCGCCCAACTCTGGCGCCGAACGCTGCTCCGTCGGGGCCATACTGCGTTTGACAGGGCGCTGGAGCGTATCGGTCCGCTATCGATGGCGGCGCTCCTGCTGACGCTCGTGCTCCTGTTCGCTTTCCAGGGAGAGGCCATCATTCGGCAACCGCTGGTGATCGCCATGCTCGCGATGCCGATCTTGATTCAAGTGTTTTTCAACGCCGGGCTGGCGTACTGGCTGAACCGCCAGGCAGGAGAAAAACACAACATCGCCTGTCCCTCGGCACTCATCGGCGCGAGCAACTTCTTTGAGCTGGCAGTGGCCGCCGCGATCAGCCTGTTCGGCTTTCACTCGGGCGCGGCGCTGGCCACTGTGGTCGGCGTGCTGATCGAAGTGCCGGTGATGCTGCTGGTGGTGCGCATGGTCAATCGCTCGCGTGGCTGGTACGAACGCCGCACTGCCGCGCCCTAA